The following proteins come from a genomic window of Aquimarina sp. MAR_2010_214:
- a CDS encoding cupin domain-containing protein, with product MIITRILMIVALCTSLCTYGQDGKANTENMSTNVSPVLLDKKMMSGIGLKQVKAPWDPDRELYQKRIYNGIDLGIYVVCSETAKATWENYKAEEFIYVINGQAKLTPKGEKTKTFNAGDFFFAPRGYTGDWETVGGNKYYYELAVVAKKKGETSKSEIPNPFLVDKERFSGINITRIDTPSGEQESYRDMLYEGEDLTMVIEAEKPQKKEIKHSTQEQLIYVIGGAVNITPKGEVSSTFFTGDFFVLPQGFTGSWESEGFDLFRTLNVTKSK from the coding sequence ATGATAATAACCAGAATTTTAATGATTGTTGCCCTTTGTACAAGTCTTTGTACTTATGGTCAAGATGGAAAAGCTAATACTGAAAATATGTCAACAAATGTAAGTCCTGTTTTGCTAGACAAAAAGATGATGTCTGGCATTGGTTTGAAACAAGTCAAAGCTCCTTGGGATCCTGATAGGGAGTTGTACCAAAAAAGAATTTATAATGGAATTGACTTGGGTATATATGTAGTGTGTAGTGAGACTGCGAAAGCTACTTGGGAAAATTATAAAGCAGAGGAGTTTATTTATGTCATAAATGGTCAGGCCAAACTTACACCCAAAGGAGAAAAAACAAAGACCTTTAATGCTGGAGACTTCTTTTTTGCACCTAGAGGGTACACTGGTGATTGGGAAACAGTAGGAGGCAATAAGTACTACTACGAGTTAGCAGTTGTGGCTAAAAAGAAAGGTGAAACTTCCAAGTCAGAAATACCGAATCCTTTTTTAGTAGATAAAGAAAGATTCTCGGGAATTAATATTACAAGGATAGATACGCCATCGGGAGAGCAAGAATCGTATAGAGATATGCTATACGAAGGCGAAGATCTAACAATGGTTATAGAAGCAGAGAAGCCACAAAAAAAGGAAATCAAACATTCTACACAAGAACAGTTGATCTATGTCATTGGAGGGGCAGTTAACATTACTCCTAAGGGTGAAGTATCCAGTACTTTCTTCACCGGTGACTTTTTTGTGTTACCACAAGGCTTTACAGGGAGTTGGGAATCTGAAGGATTTGACCTGTTTCGTACCTTAAATGTTACAAAATCTAAATAG
- a CDS encoding outer membrane beta-barrel family protein, with translation MTNKLTFLFSTVLVSILNAQIDITGTILESKSQNPIEFAEVLLITDNISNIIGGITNEKGEFKLVANSGTYKMQIIYVGQVLYTKQLTLTNDPLNLGIITVDNEQQLDEVIVEAKKRIIERKIDRLVFNVENSTKSAEGDALEVLKVTPGVRVQNDRITMIGKNSVSVLINDKIVRLSQEELGNFLKSIASEDIKSIEVITTPPAKYEAEGNSGLINIQLKQAKQDSWSAMTRAYYRQRTKGTSSILGNFNFHKNKFGLSASLNYTEGVWHRDQDVLANFPDAFWDTRAPFDADLRRINGRLDMSYKLTEKWNMGGQYIYNSMEYFQDNNPFTSIFEDSSQEITRSLQSNTKLDNQPVFNSINYYNEFSIDTLGRKVTLNLDYFDYRNNDVKSYNGTSVRESTLATQFYRGININEQNIKNGSVKLDVELPLKLFNLSFGGKLTKSVSNNDIQLFNSGLVNAAVTELPIVSSDFEYSEDIQALYFSTNKKINEHWEIQLGLRLETTQTETSSSNLALTTKNDYNKLFPTFYIAYSSNNNSTLTFNYSKRIERPRFLDLNPNVFFLSPFVSVEGNPFLQPAFVDNIELAYSNKNFETKIYFSNEDALFGQVPLPNAETNETRFTNENYINTQRFGLTNNYTFNQISWWSSNNSFDLNYSISDFDLAEIPQIQKGFNARISTNNDLVLNKSKTLLFNIYYWYSLPGVDGIYDVKSMNSLSMSLHYFLMNKNLKISLKGNDIFKGQIERISTITNNIFQRERYYNDSRSVQLTVLYKFGNNNIKVKRNKSGNQAEKRRADN, from the coding sequence ATGACCAATAAATTAACATTTCTATTTTCAACAGTATTAGTTTCTATATTAAATGCACAGATTGATATAACAGGAACAATATTGGAAAGTAAATCTCAAAATCCAATAGAATTTGCAGAAGTTTTATTAATAACGGATAATATCTCAAATATAATCGGAGGAATTACCAATGAAAAAGGAGAATTCAAGCTGGTTGCTAACTCTGGAACTTACAAAATGCAAATCATATATGTTGGGCAAGTATTATATACTAAACAATTGACCTTAACTAATGATCCTTTGAATCTGGGTATTATAACTGTCGACAATGAACAACAGCTTGACGAGGTAATTGTTGAAGCAAAAAAGAGAATAATAGAAAGGAAAATTGATCGCCTGGTTTTTAACGTTGAGAACTCTACCAAATCAGCAGAGGGGGATGCGCTCGAAGTGCTTAAGGTTACACCCGGAGTCCGAGTACAGAATGATCGGATAACAATGATTGGGAAAAACAGTGTTTCAGTCTTGATCAATGATAAGATAGTCAGGCTATCTCAGGAAGAGCTGGGCAATTTCCTTAAGTCTATCGCTTCAGAAGATATCAAGAGCATTGAAGTTATTACCACCCCTCCAGCTAAATATGAAGCCGAAGGCAATAGTGGATTGATCAATATACAACTGAAACAGGCTAAACAAGATTCCTGGAGTGCTATGACAAGGGCTTACTACCGACAAAGGACCAAAGGTACCTCTTCTATATTAGGTAATTTCAATTTTCATAAAAATAAGTTCGGTTTATCGGCCTCCTTAAACTACACTGAGGGGGTGTGGCATCGAGATCAAGATGTCCTAGCTAATTTTCCAGATGCCTTTTGGGATACTAGAGCTCCTTTTGATGCTGATCTTAGGAGAATAAACGGTAGGTTAGATATGAGTTATAAGTTGACAGAAAAATGGAATATGGGAGGACAGTATATCTATAATTCTATGGAATATTTTCAAGACAATAACCCTTTTACTTCCATTTTTGAAGACAGCTCTCAGGAAATTACAAGATCACTTCAGTCTAATACAAAGTTAGATAACCAACCAGTTTTCAATTCTATCAACTACTATAATGAGTTTAGTATTGATACTTTGGGTAGAAAAGTTACCTTAAACTTAGACTATTTTGATTACAGAAACAATGATGTTAAGAGTTATAATGGTACTTCTGTTCGGGAATCAACACTCGCAACACAATTCTATAGAGGTATCAATATCAATGAACAAAATATTAAAAATGGTTCGGTAAAGCTAGATGTAGAGCTACCGCTAAAATTATTTAATCTCAGTTTTGGAGGTAAGCTGACTAAATCAGTTTCGAATAATGATATCCAGTTGTTTAACAGTGGTTTAGTTAATGCTGCTGTCACTGAGCTTCCTATAGTGAGCAGTGATTTTGAGTATTCAGAAGATATTCAGGCTTTATATTTCTCTACTAATAAAAAGATAAATGAACATTGGGAGATACAATTAGGGTTGAGATTAGAGACCACCCAAACTGAGACTTCCTCATCAAACTTGGCTTTGACCACCAAGAATGACTATAATAAGCTCTTTCCAACGTTTTATATAGCGTATTCCTCTAATAATAATTCCACGTTGACTTTTAATTATAGCAAAAGAATAGAAAGGCCACGTTTTCTTGACCTAAACCCTAATGTGTTTTTTCTCAGTCCATTTGTTTCAGTAGAAGGCAATCCTTTCCTGCAACCTGCCTTTGTTGATAATATCGAACTAGCTTATAGTAACAAAAATTTCGAAACAAAGATTTATTTTAGTAATGAAGATGCCCTTTTCGGACAAGTGCCCTTACCTAATGCTGAAACCAATGAGACCAGATTTACTAATGAGAACTACATTAATACTCAAAGGTTTGGACTTACTAATAATTATACTTTCAATCAAATTTCTTGGTGGTCCAGTAATAATAGCTTTGACTTGAATTATTCTATTTCCGATTTTGATCTAGCTGAAATTCCTCAAATACAAAAAGGCTTTAATGCAAGAATTTCAACTAATAATGATTTAGTTTTGAATAAGAGTAAGACGCTTTTATTCAACATTTATTATTGGTATAGCTTACCTGGAGTTGATGGTATATATGATGTAAAGTCAATGAATTCTTTGTCTATGTCTCTACACTATTTTCTAATGAATAAGAATCTTAAGATATCCTTGAAGGGCAATGATATTTTCAAAGGGCAGATTGAAAGAATCTCCACAATAACCAACAATATTTTTCAGAGAGAGCGATATTACAACGATAGCCGGTCGGTACAACTCACCGTTTTGTACAAATTTGGAAATAACAATATCAAAGTCAAAAGAAACAAAAGTGGTAATCAAGCAGAAAAGAGAAGGGCTGATAATTAG